The proteins below come from a single Parazoarcus communis genomic window:
- a CDS encoding dimethylamine monooxygenase subunit DmmA family protein, with protein MMQSQITSRPRYRELVAEDTAGAHLLIVEGDTLTPRQMAALAAAFAPVAERMQTWLVSAPATALAPGRVRKLQTVEEAAATLEHMDEGFGIADRLYLQGTEPFMWMLAAAATRAGLSPTQIRMQHAGSLKRRVWCTHCHQTTENVTTNIATCAGCGRELLVRDHFSRRLGAFMGVMVDAEAPGEVPQREEVFP; from the coding sequence ATGATGCAATCGCAGATTACAAGCCGTCCGCGCTATCGCGAGCTGGTGGCCGAAGACACTGCGGGTGCCCATCTGCTGATCGTGGAGGGCGACACCCTCACGCCCAGACAGATGGCCGCGCTTGCGGCGGCCTTTGCCCCGGTCGCGGAGCGCATGCAGACCTGGCTGGTGAGCGCACCGGCCACCGCGCTCGCACCCGGCAGGGTGCGCAAGCTGCAGACCGTCGAAGAGGCTGCTGCAACGCTCGAGCACATGGATGAAGGTTTCGGCATTGCCGACCGGCTCTACCTGCAGGGCACCGAGCCCTTCATGTGGATGCTGGCGGCGGCTGCGACCCGCGCCGGGCTGAGCCCGACCCAGATCCGCATGCAGCACGCCGGCAGTCTGAAGCGCCGGGTGTGGTGCACCCACTGTCACCAGACCACCGAGAACGTCACCACCAACATCGCGACCTGTGCCGGTTGCGGGCGTGAGCTGCTGGTTCGCGATCACTTCTCGCGCCGCCTCGGTGCCTTCATGGGCGTGATGGTGGATGCGGAAGCGCCCGGCGAAGTGCCGCAGCGCGAGGAGGTATTTCCATGA
- a CDS encoding PDR/VanB family oxidoreductase encodes MIGETLELTVVGVDDIAPSLRHVRLAAADGGQLPPASAGANIQLRLQGEARTWRNAYSLISQPGRRDVYEIIVRRVPESRGGSAFVHEVLKPGDRLVASWPSNLFAPQRTARHHLMIAGGIGITPFLSYVADFAHNGASHALHVCCRESETATFAPWLQDCGDLNYYWDADGHRLDIPALLAQQPAGTHLYVCGPAALNDQVIQAAADAGWPASHVHCEHFGAALSGGTPFTAFLSRSGIEVEVGESESLLEAIERIGASAPCLCRGGACGVCVTGVLEGEPEHRDHYLGADEREGGQLIMPCVSRARSARLVLDL; translated from the coding sequence ATGATCGGCGAAACCCTCGAACTCACCGTCGTCGGCGTCGACGACATCGCACCCAGCCTGCGTCACGTGCGCCTGGCTGCGGCAGACGGCGGGCAGCTGCCGCCAGCTTCGGCCGGTGCCAACATCCAGCTGCGGCTGCAGGGTGAAGCGCGCACCTGGCGCAACGCGTACTCGCTGATCAGTCAGCCGGGTCGGCGCGATGTGTATGAAATCATCGTGCGCCGGGTGCCGGAATCGCGTGGCGGCTCCGCCTTCGTGCATGAAGTGCTCAAGCCGGGCGACCGCCTGGTTGCGAGCTGGCCGAGCAACCTGTTCGCGCCGCAGCGCACGGCACGTCATCACCTGATGATCGCCGGCGGTATCGGCATCACGCCCTTTCTGTCGTATGTCGCGGACTTTGCCCACAACGGCGCGAGCCATGCGCTGCACGTGTGCTGCCGCGAATCCGAGACCGCCACCTTCGCGCCCTGGCTGCAGGATTGCGGCGACCTGAACTACTACTGGGACGCCGACGGTCATCGTCTGGACATCCCGGCACTGCTCGCACAGCAGCCCGCAGGGACCCACCTGTATGTGTGCGGCCCCGCTGCACTGAACGACCAGGTCATTCAGGCCGCAGCCGATGCAGGCTGGCCTGCCAGCCATGTGCATTGCGAGCACTTCGGTGCCGCGCTGTCGGGCGGCACGCCCTTCACCGCCTTCCTCAGCCGCTCCGGCATCGAGGTCGAGGTGGGCGAGAGCGAAAGCCTGCTCGAAGCCATCGAGCGTATCGGGGCGAGCGCGCCCTGCCTGTGTCGTGGTGGCGCCTGCGGCGTGTGCGTCACCGGCGTGCTCGAGGGCGAGCCGGAGCATCGCGACCACTATCTCGGCGCGGACGAGCGTGAGGGCGGACAACTGATCATGCCCTGCGTGTCGCGGGCACGCTCGGCCCGTCTCGTCCTCGATCTTTGA
- a CDS encoding heme-dependent oxidative N-demethylase family protein: protein MSLVFKPEETFRGDYTYRNSDAAILRFPFPFPEDRYMYSVNIEPHVRSGPTDVFHRPFDIDEHYVAECRDRALTLEQDPGRCQALPHMMTAQWDTLELLMENMAADYPEQFSLTKEGDVFGSRWTWINRPLGIEQSFIFGDPDTLPCEPFEYITRQAQGDFAICDQREDNLYLDAGMVTSQADWSLAFNVGMNFMEWHGPVPLAHQAGVFERALKYLLMLRLGQPVRRLNWTMSINPRLDTSPESYPEWGPDRASVTVENAGGKVHLRVELQTLWRLPRSNAILFPIRCFLISVEELARVPKWGKRLHRVLSSLPPELVEYKGLTRYLPATLAWLAPLDDGAELATGIGPDITELAPL, encoded by the coding sequence ATGAGCCTGGTATTCAAGCCCGAAGAAACCTTCCGCGGCGACTACACCTACCGCAACAGCGATGCAGCCATCCTGCGCTTCCCGTTTCCGTTTCCGGAAGACCGCTACATGTACAGCGTCAACATCGAGCCCCATGTCCGCAGTGGCCCGACCGACGTTTTTCACCGCCCCTTCGATATCGACGAGCACTACGTTGCCGAGTGCCGCGACCGTGCGCTGACGCTGGAGCAGGACCCCGGCCGCTGTCAGGCGCTGCCGCACATGATGACGGCGCAGTGGGACACGCTCGAGCTGCTGATGGAGAACATGGCAGCGGACTATCCGGAGCAGTTCTCGCTGACCAAGGAAGGCGACGTGTTCGGCAGCCGCTGGACCTGGATCAACCGCCCGCTGGGTATCGAGCAGAGCTTCATTTTCGGCGACCCCGACACGCTGCCCTGCGAGCCCTTCGAATACATCACCCGTCAGGCCCAAGGTGACTTCGCGATCTGCGATCAGCGCGAGGACAACCTCTACCTCGACGCCGGCATGGTCACCTCGCAGGCCGACTGGTCGCTGGCGTTCAACGTCGGCATGAACTTCATGGAGTGGCACGGTCCGGTGCCGCTCGCGCATCAGGCCGGCGTGTTCGAGCGTGCGCTCAAGTATCTGCTCATGCTGCGCCTCGGCCAGCCGGTGCGTCGCCTGAACTGGACCATGAGCATCAATCCGCGACTCGACACTTCGCCCGAGAGTTACCCGGAGTGGGGCCCGGACCGCGCCTCGGTCACCGTTGAGAACGCCGGCGGCAAGGTGCACCTGCGGGTCGAACTGCAGACCCTGTGGCGCCTGCCGCGCAGCAACGCAATCCTGTTCCCGATCCGCTGCTTCCTGATCTCGGTCGAAGAGCTGGCGCGTGTGCCCAAGTGGGGCAAGCGCCTGCACCGGGTGCTGTCTTCGCTGCCGCCCGAACTGGTCGAGTACAAGGGCCTGACCCGTTACCTGCCGGCCACGCTGGCCTGGCTAGCACCGCTCGATGACGGCGCCGAGCTTGCCACCGGCATCGGCCCGGACATCACCGAACTCGCACCCCTTTGA